The proteins below come from a single Papaver somniferum cultivar HN1 chromosome 11, ASM357369v1, whole genome shotgun sequence genomic window:
- the LOC113324005 gene encoding dehydration-responsive element-binding protein 1D-like yields the protein MNREQSSELSPSSSSSPNRGRRLSSYNSFDSTHTSSLSTSPSQSSSPSQSAASHKKRTGRKKFRETRHPIYRGVRERRNDKWVCEVREPNSQSRIWLGTHNSPEMAARAYDVAALALRGESAPLNFEDSLTTLPRAKSASSKDIQAAVAEATQCFPLPIDFTVSSLSSSAQSSRHVENVETAPKTSSKAATFLDEEALFNMPSLLSGMAEGMLLQPPQKGYISDDGGNNVDCTLWPWSE from the coding sequence ATGAATAGAGAACAGTCATCTGAGCTTTCACCGTCTTCGTCGTCGTCACCAAATAGGGGtagaagattatcttcatacaacAGTTTCGATTCCACCCACACTTCTTCATTATCAACTTCACCATCGCAATCATCATCACCTTCGCAATCAGCAGCGTCACATAAGAAAAGAACAGGAAGGAAAAAGTTCAGGGAAACTAGACACCCGATTTACAGAGGAGTAAGGGAGAGGAGGAATGATAAATGGGTTTGTGAAGTTAGAGAACCCAATAGCCAATCAAGAATCTGGCTTGGAACTCATAATTCTCCTGAAATGGCAGCTAGAGCTTATGATGTTGCTGCATTAGCTCTTAGAGGTGAATCGGCTCCATTGAATTTCGAAGATTCGTTAACCACTTTGCCTCGTGCTAAATCAGCATCCTCCAAAGATATTCAGGCAGCTGTTGCTGAAGCCACTCAATGTTTTCCACTCCCTATTGATTTCACagtatcatcattatcatcatcggcTCAGTCATCCCGTCATGTGGAAAATGTTGAAACAGCTCCCAAAACTTCATCGAAGGCGGCGACATTTTTGGATGAAGAAGCGCTGTTTAATATGCCGTCACTACTTTCCGGCATGGCAGAAGGGATGCTACTTCAACCACCACAAAAAGGCTACATTTCTGACGACGGCGGAAACAACGTGGACTGCACTTTGTGGCCGTGGAGCGAATAA
- the LOC113324004 gene encoding dehydration-responsive element-binding protein 1A-like produces the protein MNFEQYCPYSSEYSLNSPSSSSGTDQRLSSYSSFESNQTSSFLSSPSELVSHKKRAGRKKFKETRHPIYRGVRERKNDKWVCEVREPNSKSRIWLGTHNSPEMAARAYDVAALALRGESTPLNFEDSLWRLPRAKSSSAKDIQSAVAESYQALLSTESSTFQFSRPGENNVDEIKRSSSSINFLDEEALFNMPSLMSSMAEGMLLDPPQEGYFFYNVERSVDYCIRFG, from the exons atgaatttTGAGCAGTACTGTCCGTACTCTTCTGAGTATTCGCTTAATTCTCCATCTTCTTCGTCGGGTACTGACCAAAGATTAAGTTCATACAGCAGCTTTGAATCAAACCAGACTTCGTCATTCTTGTCGTCGCCGTCTGAATTGGTGTCACATAAGAAAAGGGCAGGCAGAAAGAAGTTCAAGGAAACTCGACACCCAATTTATAGAGGAGTAAGGGAGAGGAAGAATGACAAATGGGTGTGTGAAGTTAGAGAACCCAATAGCAAATCAAGAATTTGGCTTGGAACTCATAATTCTCCTGAAATGGCAGCTAGAGCTTATGATGTTGCTGCATTAGCTCTTAGAGGTGAATCGACTCCATTGAATTTTGAAGATTCATTGTGGCGTTTACCTCGAGCTAAGTCCTCGTCTGCCAAAGACATTCAATCTGCCGTTGCTGAATCTTATCAAGCTTTACTATCTACCGAGTCCTCTACCTTTCAATTTTCCAGGCCGGGGGAAAATAATGTTGATGAAATTAAAAGAAGTTCATCGTCAATAAACTTTTTGGATGAAGAAGCGTTGTTTAATATGCCGTCACTAATGTCAA GCATGGCAGAAGGAATGCTACTTGATCCCCCACAGGAAGGTTACTTTTTCTACAACGTTGAGCGCAGCGTGGACTACTGCATAAGGTTTGGTTAG